CATCTTCTGGAAGGCGTCCTCGAAGTCCCGGCGGATCAGCGTGCGGACCTTTTGCGCGCGGGTGTAGTAGGCGTCGTAGTAGCCGGAGGAGAGCACGTAGGTGCCGAGGATGATGCGGCGCTTCACCTCCGGGCCGAAGCCCTCCTCGCGGGAGCGCTGGTAGAGGTCCAGCAGGTCCTTGGGCGCGGCGGCGCGCTGGCCGTAGCGGATGCCGTCGAAGCGCGAGAGATTCGACGACGCCTCGGCCGGGGCGATGATGTAATACGTGGCCACGGCGTGCTCGGTGTGCGGCAGGGAAATCTCCACGATTTCCGCCCCGGCAGCCTCCAGGCGCTTCACGGCCTCCTCGACGCGGGCGCGGACCTCGGGGTCGATGCCCTCGCCGAAGTATTCCTTCGGGATGCCCAGCTTCATGCCGGCCACGCCCTTGTGCAGGTCGGCGGAGTAGTCCGGCACCGGCACATTCAGACAAGTGGAGTCGCGGTGGTCCGGACCGGCGATGGCCTGGAGCAGCAGCGCGGCGTCCTCCACGGACTTCGTCATCGGGCCGATCTGGTCGAGCGACGAGGCGAAGGCGACGAGCCCGTAGCGCGAGACGCGGCCGTAGGACGGCTTCAGCCCCACGATGCCGCAGTGCGAGGCGGGCTGGCGGATGGAGCCGCCGGTGTCCGAGCCGAGCGCGGCGATGGCCAGGTCCGCGGCGACGGCGGCGGCGGAGCCTCCGGACGAGCCACCCGGGATGCGGGTGGTGTCGCGGGGATTCCGCGTCACCATCAGCGCGGAGTTTTCCGTCGCCGAGCCCATGGCAAATTCATCCAGATTCGTGCGGCCGTAGAGCACCGCCCCGGCATCGCGCAGCAGGCCGGTGACGTGGGCGTCGTAGGGCGAGGTGTAGCCGGCGGAGAGGAATTTCGACCCGCAGGTGCAGGGCTGGCCGAGCACGTTGATATTGTCCTTCAGCGCGATGGGGATGCCGCCCAGCGGCTTCGACAGGTCCGCCGCGGCGGCCTGCGCGCGGGCATCGTCGAGATTCGTGGAAAGGTAGGCACCGATCTCCTCATTTCGGGCGGAGACGGAGGCGGCAAGCGCATCGACGATCTCGACGGCGGTGATGTCACCGGCGAGGAGCTGCTTGCGGAGGGACGAGATGGAGGCGGAAGCGAGGGACATGGGACAGACCCGGAGGGCGGAAGTCGGAAAGCTTTGGGGGCAGTGATCGTTCAGGCGTCGGCGATGACCTTTGGCACGCGGATCTGGCCCTGCGCCTGGTCCGGGGCATTCGCCAGCACGGCCTCGGTCGGGATGCTCTCGCGCGGCTCGTCCTCGCGCATCACGTCATAGACGGGTGCGGGGTAGGAGGTGGGCTCGATGCCGGTCACATCCAGCGCCGCGAGGGATTCCACGTGGCCCAGGATGGCCTCGAGCTGCCGTTGGAAAACGGCGCATTCCTCCTCATTCAATTCGAGCCGGGACAACCCGGCGACATAGCGGACATCAATGTGCTCCGTGGCCATCGCGGGCGGATTGGAGAGGAAAGCCCCGGCGGGGGGAAGGGGAAAGACGGGCAGCGATCCGCCGTTTCATCCGGGACCCGTGATCTGAGATTTGAGATTTGAGATTTGAGATTTGAGATTTGAGATTTGAGATTTGAGATTTGAGATCTGGCGGGTCGGAGACGAGGAGGGCGTGTGATCCGTCTGCCCGGAGGAGACAGACGGATCAGACACGCCACCCGGACCACTGGTGCCGGGTGAAAGGGGCGGGCCTTACCTGCGGCGGCGCCAGAGGCAGGCCAGACCCGCTGCCATGAGCAAGCTGGTGGAGGGCTCTGGGATGGTCTCGAGGGTGATGCCGTAGTTGCCGCTGCCATCGGGGCGGAAGCGGACGAACTCATCGGCACCCACCGGGATGTCGCCGGTGACATCATGCGAGTGCCAGCCCTGGAGATCGGTGCCCGGGAAGTCCGAGGTGGGAAGCCCGGCCTGGCTTCCGGCGATGTCCTCGAGGCCGATCACCACTTCCGGGACGAACTCATAGAAGGAAAGGTCGCCATAGCTGAAGACGATGTCCCCGGCGAGGAAGCTCTGGCCGGCGATGGAGGCAGCGCCCGAGAAAATGATGGCCTGGAAGGTGACGAGGTCGGTCTGGCCGGGCACCGTGAGAGCCTGCCAGGTGATGCCGTAGTAGCCGGAGCCGGTGTGTTCGATGACCTTGGTCGTGGCGCCGACGCCGAAGTCGAACCAAAGCGGGGCGATCCGGTCTCCGCCGGACTCTCCCAGGCGCATGGGGTCCATGAGCGGGGGCGCGCTGCCGAGGGAGATATAGCCATTGAGGCTGATCGTGGGGACCATGTCCGCGTATCCGAAGCCGAAAAGCGAGCCGGAGATCGTCTGCGACCCGTTGACCTGGGCGTCTTCATTGAGGTCCGGGGTGAAGGCCAGTTCGAGACCCGAGGCGGGGTCCAGCACGAGGGCGGCGGATGCCGGGGCCAGCGTGCCGCAGGCGATGGCTACGGCGGATGCGAATCGGACGAATCCGGGACAGTAGGTGCTTTTCGTGGTCTTCATGAGGGGCCACGGATGCATGTGCCGGTAGCTGGAGGCAATGGATTTTTAAGTAAAATTAACTGTTAGAACATATCATGTTCTGGCCCTCAGCGTGTTGCGGTGAATGCGGGTTTTTTTCCTTCAGGACGTGGGTTTTTAGTCGCCGGCCGGAGGTTGTTTCGCCGCGAATCCTGCGATTTTCGCGTGGAAATCACCTAACATCAGCCGGTTGTCGATGGACGTGAAAACGCGGATGGTCCTGCCGCCTTCTACGGCGGCGTACTGGCCGTGGTCGTCGATGCGCGGGGCCTTCATTTCCACGCGACCTCAGGATGACGGATCGATTTCCCAGGAGGATTGCAGCGCGGTGAGCAGGACGAGCGGGCTGTCCCCGAGAACGTAGGCCTCGCCGAGCGAGCCTTTGGCGCGGGTCATGAGGTCTTCCAGTCGGCCGAGCAGGTAGCGCCCGAGGGGATTGCGCGCCGGGTCCATGCGGTGCTTCAGCTCGGCGTGGGAGACGAGCGCCTGGCGGTAGGTGCTGCGCGGGACTTGCCAGAGGGGCAGGTCGGAGCGGTTGAAGACGACCTGGGCGGCCTTGCGGTCGATGCTGAGATTATATTCCACCCGCGCGGCTCCGGGTGGGGGAGGGGTGCCGGGGTATTCCGGCCCGCCGATCCAGATGAGCCGCAGCTTCGACGAGATCCGCGGCTCGGTGAGCCAGGCGCTGGCGGCATCGGTGAGGCCGGCCCCGCAGACGAGGTAGAGCGGGGTCTTCACGTCCTCGCGCATCGCCTCGCGAATGATGAAGTCCACGGCGTCATTTCGCTGCGGCGTGCCGTTGTCCGCGAGCGGGGTGCCGGCCCCTTTGAAAAGGGGGACCTTTCCGGTGAGGCCCATCACGGCGAGCAGTTCGCCCGCCATGTGGACGGCGTGCTCCGCGGTGCCGGGATAGCCGTAGAATCCGCGGGGATGATTGTGCGAGCCGACGATGCCGCGGACCTCGACGGACGGGGAGAGGAGATGGTGGGCGAGCTGGAAAAGCCCGTCGGGATCGCCGCCGAAATCATTGTCGATGATGACGCGCGCGCGCTTCGCGATGGGTGGCGCGGAGTCCCCGGCATGGATCGTTTGCGCGGCGGAATGCGGCACCGCCAGCACCAGGGCGAGCAGGGGGGTGGCAAGGGATAGTCGGGTCATCTCGATGAAGCGTGGAGCTTCACCGGTAACCGTGCGTTCTCCCGTGCCGCCGCTTCAAGTGCTCCATTCGGGGGAGCGCCGGGGCCTTCATGGGATGCTCACGCCGAGGACGGCGAGTGGCCCGGGGTAGCGCCCGCGCGACGCCGGTAGTCGGAGGGCGAGCAGCCGTGGTGGGCGCGGAAGGCCTTCGAGAAATGGAAGGCATCGTAGTAGCCGAGCGAGGTGGCGATGGCGTCGATCTTCAGGTCCGTGCGCTGCAGGGTGAGGGCGGCGCGGGCCACCCGCATGCGGCTGCGGTACTTCTGCGGGGGCTCTCCGGTGGCGGCCTTGAAGGCCTTGCGAAAGGAGTCGTAGTCGAGGCCTACCTGCGTGGCGATGTCGCGGATATCCGCGGCGCCGGCACCGCGGGCGAGCGCGTGGCAGGCCTGCTCCAGCCACGCCGGCGTGGAATCGTCATGCGGGCGCGAGGCCAAGGCATCGGCGATCATGCCGTGGATCTCCGCGACGCGGTGGCTGGCATCGACGGGCCGCACGGTCGGCTTCAGCACGCGGAAGAACCGCTCCGACCACTCCGCCAGCGGATCCAGTCGCCACACGGGCAGCGCGACATTCAGGCCGTGGGACCGCCATGCATCGAAGGCCGGGCCGTCGAAGGCGACGAAAACCTCTTCCCAGTGGTCACCCTTTTCCGGCCCGTACTGGTGGGGCACTTCCGGGAAGACGAAGATGAGATCCCCGGCGGAAAGCCTGCGGTCCGTCCCGCGATTGTCGCGGAATCGCCCCTTCGTCTCTCCCAGTAGCAGGACCATGGCATACATTCCGTAGGTGCGGA
The sequence above is drawn from the Luteolibacter flavescens genome and encodes:
- a CDS encoding nucleoside hydrolase, which codes for MTRLSLATPLLALVLAVPHSAAQTIHAGDSAPPIAKRARVIIDNDFGGDPDGLFQLAHHLLSPSVEVRGIVGSHNHPRGFYGYPGTAEHAVHMAGELLAVMGLTGKVPLFKGAGTPLADNGTPQRNDAVDFIIREAMREDVKTPLYLVCGAGLTDAASAWLTEPRISSKLRLIWIGGPEYPGTPPPPGAARVEYNLSIDRKAAQVVFNRSDLPLWQVPRSTYRQALVSHAELKHRMDPARNPLGRYLLGRLEDLMTRAKGSLGEAYVLGDSPLVLLTALQSSWEIDPSS
- a CDS encoding helix-turn-helix domain-containing protein; amino-acid sequence: MDIHLGNPGIISYFDSANPLGQRVYGGHLAGIGGTGFNHFRTYGMYAMVLLLGETKGRFRDNRGTDRRLSAGDLIFVFPEVPHQYGPEKGDHWEEVFVAFDGPAFDAWRSHGLNVALPVWRLDPLAEWSERFFRVLKPTVRPVDASHRVAEIHGMIADALASRPHDDSTPAWLEQACHALARGAGAADIRDIATQVGLDYDSFRKAFKAATGEPPQKYRSRMRVARAALTLQRTDLKIDAIATSLGYYDAFHFSKAFRAHHGCSPSDYRRRAGATPGHSPSSA
- the gatA gene encoding Asp-tRNA(Asn)/Glu-tRNA(Gln) amidotransferase subunit GatA; the protein is MSLASASISSLRKQLLAGDITAVEIVDALAASVSARNEEIGAYLSTNLDDARAQAAAADLSKPLGGIPIALKDNINVLGQPCTCGSKFLSAGYTSPYDAHVTGLLRDAGAVLYGRTNLDEFAMGSATENSALMVTRNPRDTTRIPGGSSGGSAAAVAADLAIAALGSDTGGSIRQPASHCGIVGLKPSYGRVSRYGLVAFASSLDQIGPMTKSVEDAALLLQAIAGPDHRDSTCLNVPVPDYSADLHKGVAGMKLGIPKEYFGEGIDPEVRARVEEAVKRLEAAGAEIVEISLPHTEHAVATYYIIAPAEASSNLSRFDGIRYGQRAAAPKDLLDLYQRSREEGFGPEVKRRIILGTYVLSSGYYDAYYTRAQKVRTLIRRDFEDAFQKMDAILTPVAPAPARKLGENSGDPLHEYLSDIFTLAPNLAGLCAISVPAGTVASDTGTQLPVGLQILAPHLAESTLLRVAKAAEI
- a CDS encoding PEP-CTERM sorting domain-containing protein, producing the protein MKTTKSTYCPGFVRFASAVAIACGTLAPASAALVLDPASGLELAFTPDLNEDAQVNGSQTISGSLFGFGYADMVPTISLNGYISLGSAPPLMDPMRLGESGGDRIAPLWFDFGVGATTKVIEHTGSGYYGITWQALTVPGQTDLVTFQAIIFSGAASIAGQSFLAGDIVFSYGDLSFYEFVPEVVIGLEDIAGSQAGLPTSDFPGTDLQGWHSHDVTGDIPVGADEFVRFRPDGSGNYGITLETIPEPSTSLLMAAGLACLWRRRR
- the gatC gene encoding Asp-tRNA(Asn)/Glu-tRNA(Gln) amidotransferase subunit GatC translates to MATEHIDVRYVAGLSRLELNEEECAVFQRQLEAILGHVESLAALDVTGIEPTSYPAPVYDVMREDEPRESIPTEAVLANAPDQAQGQIRVPKVIADA